GGCCTGGTGGTGAAAGAACTTGACAAGACGACTACCAACAACCGCGTGCGCAAGCAGGCCAGCGACACGATTCTGAGCCTGAAGCGCAGCCAGGCGCTGGAAAAGGGCCGCGCCTACCTGCGTGACCTACTGGCCCTGCTCCAGGCCAAGGCCAGCGCGACGGTCTACCCCGCATTTTTCAATTCGGCTGCCTTCGTGCCGCCGCCTCCACCCCCTGACCCCAATGCCCCGCCCATCCACCACCACCGCCGCAGGGTCTATAACGCCTGCTAAGCTCATGTCAGATACTTCGGCTACCCTCGAAAAACTGGAAATCAGCGAGCACAAGACCCGCAACTGGGCGCTGCTTGGGCTGTGTGGCGCCCTGGTGCTGCTGGTGCAGGGCTTCTTTACCTACGTCATCACGTCCACGGCCACCGAGATGCGCGATACCAACCGCACGCTTAACGAGCTAGTGACTAATCAGAAAGTGGCCCAGACCCAAATGGATTTTATCAAGCAGGAAGTTGCTGACTTGCAAAATGCCAAAAAGGATGCCGCCGCCGTGCACCTGGCCCACGATACGCGCCTAAACTCCGTCGAGCAGCGGCTGGCCCTGCACGACCAATGGATGCAAGCCCACACTAAATAACCCTTCACCCTTTATCAATCAATACTATATGTTAGTAACCCTAATCTGGTTTAGCCCCCTTATTTTGCTGCTACTGGCCCTGCTAGTGCAGCATCTTTCGCCCCCGCTCTACGCCCGCACCTTTGGCCGGGTGCTCGCGAGGGTCGGCGCGGTAAAAGCCCGCGCCCTGGCCAGACTGGCCAGCCTACACAGCCAGCTGGTAGCCTACTACCAGGCGGCTGATGGCTACCTCAAATTTGCCACTTCCGCGCTGCTGGTAGCCGTGGGCATCTTCCTGGTATTGCCGCCCGTGCTGCGCCTGTTCTACCCCACGGCCGGCGGATTCGACCAGGGCACGATTAACACGCTGGCCCTGGCCGCGCTCCAGTATTTCGCGGCGGCTCAGCTGGCCCTGTTCACTTACAAGCGCCTGCTGCCTGGCTTTTACGCCTACTTGGTCGATACGCTTCAGGATAAGGTGCTGGAAAACGTGACGGGCGAATTGGAGGCCCAGCTGCTGCACCCGGAGACGCTCGACACGGGCCTGCTGCCCGTGCTTATCGAACACCGCAAACTCTTAGAATTAAAATTTACTATCCGATGCAAAAGATTGTATTTCTGCTTCTTGCCTTTGGCCTTTTTCTTCATTGGGGCCCAGCTCGCGCTCACGACGGTACTGACCGTCGTGCCGCATTAAGAAAAGCGTACCTCAGCCAGGTCGGCGTGCGGGAGCGCGGGTTCAATTCGGGCGTAGAAGTGGAAAAATATATTCACTTCGTCGGCGCCCCGGAGCGTTCGCCCTGGTGCAGCTGCTTTGTGAGCTACTGCCTGCACCTGGCCCACATCGTGACGGCGCGTTTTGGGGCCGCGCGCAGCTGGTTTGACCGCCGGCATACGGTTTGGGCCAGCGGCCGGCAAGTAGCGGGCCGGCCGTCGCCCCAGCAGGGCGACCTGGTGGGCTACACCTGGGGCGCCGACGAAGTGCACCACGTCGGCTTTCTCGACGTGTGGGGTACGGGCCCGGCCTGCCAAACAGTCGAGGGCAACACGTCGGGCGGCCGGCAAAGTCGCGAGGGCGACGGCGTGTACGTGAATTGGCGCCTCAAGCGCATGGTAGCCAAGGTAGCCAACGTGGTAGACGACCCGCATTATAGTCACGGCGAATAGCGAAGCGCACTATGAAAAACGTATATATGCTGCTGCTAGCCCTCTCGCTGGCCAGCTTTTCCCCCCGGCCGCGCCAACCCTGGCGCGGCTTCGCTGGCCCGGCCTACTTGCCGGCGCCGCTGCCCCGCCGGCCCAAGCAGGCCGTGCTCGATGCGCGGGCTTGTGCCGCGTCCCAACTCCTAGCCATTCCTCCCCGTGAAACAGCGAGTCATTAATTTTCTAATTGGGCTAGTGCTGGCCTTCGGCCTGGGCTACTGCCTGTTTGGCTTGTCGGGCTGCACCACCGAGCGCTACGCGCCGGCCGTCGACGCCAAAGTAGATTCGGCCCTGACGAAGGCCGGCATTCCGCCGCTGGCCGTGCGGCGCATCAAGTTCAACGGGCCGGTGACGTTTCAGATTGGCCAGGGCAACACCAGCACCACCGTGGGCAAAGACAAAACGGGCCAGCGCGCCCAGGCCCTGGCGACCGGCGCTAACAGCCACATCGAGGCCAGCCAGAAAAAAGGCGGCGTGCCGTTCTGGGTGTTTATCGTGGTGGGCATTCTCTCGATTGTGGGCTGGGACTACCTGACGCACCAGTTCAACCCACTCAAGTGGCTGCCCTGGCATCCCGGCGCGGGTTGAGCCCCGGATGCAACCCCCTCTAAAAGCCCCGCCAGCCCTGGTTAGCGGGGCTTTTTCGTGTCCTTTTTTTAGCTGCCCCAGCCAATGAGCTTTGGGTATGAATCAGGTGCAATTCGGCCACGTCCACCGGCAATTACCCACTACCTGGAACGAACTGACGCGCGTGCAGCTGCTGCTGGCGGCGTCGCTGCTGTTCCGGGCCCGCAACGTGGTGGCCACCCAGATGCTGCTGCTGCGTACGCTGGCCCGGCTGCCCCGGCCGTTGTGGCGCGCGCTCACCGCATTTCAGATTGCCAGTCACCTACGCCTGGTGCGCTGGCTCACCGAGCCCAGCCGCCTGACCCGGCAGCTGCTGCCCCAGCTGGGCCCGTGGTGGGCGCGCCTGGCCGGCCCCGGCGACTGGCTGGCCGGCGTCTGCGTGTGGGAATTCGCCAACGCCGAAACCCACCTGCGCACGTGGACCAGCAGCCAGGCCCCGGCCGACCTCGATAAGCTGGTGGCCGTGCTCTACCGGCCGCGCCGCTGGTTCTGGTGGCTGCACCGGTTTAGCCCGAGCTATACCGGCGACCCCCGCCAGGCCTTCAATTCCAAGACCGTGGCCGCCCGCGCCGCCCGCGTGGCCAGGGTGCCCCTGGTGCAGCGCCAGGCCGTGCTGCTCTACTACCTGGGCTGCCGGGCTACGCTGGAAAATGCCTACCCGCACCTGTTCAGCGGTGACGAAGCCAACGGCCAGGACCCCAACCCCTGGCTGACGCTCATCGGCAAGCTGCCCAACGACAAGTTTGGTGACATCGAGCAGATTGGCCAGCGCCCCCTGCATACCGTGCTACTCTTTACCAATCAATTCATTCGCGATAAGCCGACCGACCAATGAGCGACCTGCAAGCACTCGAAAATTACATTTCCACGCTCAGCGCCGACCAGCAGTACCTGGTGCAGGACTGTGCTTACCAGGTGCAGCAGGTGCTCGACCGCTACCAGGACCCGCTGATTCAGGCCTGTGGCGTGAATCTGGTAGCGGTTAAGCAACTGGAATCTATTAAGTATTAGGGTTTAATGAAGCACCTAGACTACACCGACCTATTTCGCGAGGCCGCCCGGCGCCACGTGGACCTGCAACACAGCGACACCGAAATGCACTTTGGGCGCCTGATTCTAACCGGCTGGCCGCTCACTAAGCTCGACGTGAGCGAGTACCTCGACGCGCAAAAGCAGAAAATGCGGCTGCCCATTCTGCTGCTGGAGAGCTACGACGCCCGCTACCAGGACAACGGCTACGACAACGTACGCAAGCTGGCCACGTCGGCCATTATCGTGCTCGACAAGGTAGGCAAAGACAGCTTCGATAAGCGCGACGAGGTGCTGGACCGGTGTGAGCGCATCGGCGAGGACGTGCTGGGCTTCGCAATCGAGCACTATCGCAAGCAGAAGCTTAAGCTCGACCCCAACACCATTTCCAGCGAGAAAGTGGGCCCCATCGGCGATTTCCTCTGGGGCGTGCGCTTCAATTTTTCCTTGCCCAGCGTGGCCAACTCCCCACTAGCCTATCAGGCTGCTAAATTCTTACCCTAAATGGCTGGCGAACGGTTTGCAAAAATCACGATTCAGGCGGCGCTCTCGCACGACATCAGCGTGCGCGGCGCCCAAACGTATGCCCTGGATTTCGTGCTGGCGGGCACCACGCTGGAGATACGGCGGGGTGGAGGCGTGGGCGAATTTGTAGTGCCTGACCCCGAGGACGCGCACGTGGGAGAGCAGTATGTGATGCAGTGCGTGCAAAACATGCTGAATGTGCTAGGCCCCGCCATTTTCTTCCGGGGCTTGCCGTTTGTCGTGAGCGCCCCGCGCGCAGCGGGCACCAAGCCCGACCCTTATAGCTCGACGCCTATGCCGGTCGTTGAGTTTGACATTGAGGCCACTACCTACAGCGCGGATAACACGCTGGATTTTACGAACGGCTATGCCAACGAGCCTGGCTTTGTAGTAACGAGCCGGCAAACGAATATTTCGCCGGTCTTCGCCACGGCCGACGTAACGCCGGCGCTGGTATACGGCACTGCCACCGGCGCCATTACGATTAATGCCACCGGTGGCTCCTACCCGGCCCCCGGCCTCTTTCTCTACGCCTGGGCTGATGGTGCCCAGAGTTCCACGCGCACGAACCTGACGGCCGGCACGTATCCGTGCGTGATAAGCGATTTCAGCTCAGGCGCCAGCATTGCGCTATCCATCGTTGTTGCCAGCGACGACCGGCTAGACGTAACCGTACAGCGTGTGGGCCGCAACGTCACGCTGGTTATTGCCGGTGGCGTGCCGCCCTACGCGGTGGTGTGGGCTGACGGTAGCACC
The sequence above is drawn from the Hymenobacter baengnokdamensis genome and encodes:
- a CDS encoding BTB/POZ domain-containing protein; amino-acid sequence: MKHLDYTDLFREAARRHVDLQHSDTEMHFGRLILTGWPLTKLDVSEYLDAQKQKMRLPILLLESYDARYQDNGYDNVRKLATSAIIVLDKVGKDSFDKRDEVLDRCERIGEDVLGFAIEHYRKQKLKLDPNTISSEKVGPIGDFLWGVRFNFSLPSVANSPLAYQAAKFLP